The Amphiura filiformis chromosome 8, Afil_fr2py, whole genome shotgun sequence genomic sequence GGATTCCTGACCCGGGATATACTGGCACAGGTATTCCTATACCACATGTATTCATTACAACGTCTTCGACCGAACCTATTGAAACAACTCTATCTATACCTAGCATCGGCTTCGAGTCAGCCAACGTTGTAACCAAATCTACTCCAGTCGATGTACCCTTATCCAGCAGCATTCTCATGATGGCCGGCGATGGAAAACAGAGGAAGACGATTCTTGTTACAGCATCCAATACTGTGTCTGTCTATGCTTTTGACAATGAAGATGGGAATGGGGATGGTTTTCTTGCCATTCCATCTGCACAGCTTGGCACCCAATATTATGCAGCGTCTGCGTCTTATAGATACCATAATACTCACAAGTCATTTATCTGCATATCATCTCTAACTGATGACACATCTGTCTTTATTAAAACAAAATCTGGACGCGAGCACAATCTTAATCTTAATAAATACGAGAGCTATCGATTTGACAGTGTGACAGATGTCTCTGCGACGTTCATCAGGAGTTCTAAACCAGTGGCGGTTATATCCGGTGGACACCCTGCTGGAAGTACCAAGATTGAATCAATGTTTGAACAGCTTCCTCCGGTTCACAATTGGGGCAAACATTTCCTTCTGACACCATTCTTGAGCATACGGACGGGGTATCTTTACAGAGTGTTCACGGCAGAAAACTCCACCAGACTTAACATCAATGGTAACTTGGTGACACTTGAAGCTGGGGAGTATTACGAGGGTGATATTTCAGGTGACATAGTCGTTTCACTGTCGTCCAATCTCCCAGTCATGGTAATTAAAATTATGAGAGACAGAGACAGTAATTTTGGTCGAGGTGATTATGCAGATCTCTTGATACCACCAGTGAAGTATTACACCAACAACGTCACTTTCCCTGTGTTCAGTTACAATTGGCCTTCATCTGCAAGTGTAAGTTACTACATTACTGTAGTTATTGATTGCTACATGGTCAACGGACTCCTATACGACGACATCGAATCAGTGACAGGATGGGATCAACTAACAAGTGAAGACGGATCTATGTGTGTCGTAAGAAGGACCGTAACAACTGGGGTACATAGTGTTTCGCATAGTGACGTGTCAGCCAGATTTACTGTGTCTGTGTATGGAATATGTAATTGTGCGCTTGCGTATGCATTTCCAGCTGGAATTACATACCGCACAGACACGTCTAGAGGTAATGGAGAAATACAAGTTAATGATCAATATTATACCATGAAAACCGTACTATATGATATGATCTATACATTATTTACATTCGCAGACCATTATCATGATTGTTCCTTTAAGTGGTAATGCTGTTACTGCCCCAATCATCCTAAACCATAAAAGTACACTAATGTCATTTCTTTTAGTAGAAAACACTACCAGTTCGGCAGAGTTTCATTTTCTGGAAACATTctctctaaattctaaagagtgaaaaagtcaatcctcctcggagtgactcttcgggtcaatcgaaaagattgacatttcaatctaccaagagtgaaaatcacatatttttctccatacgagtaaaattttcactctgcaaagagtgaaatttcaatctttttagagtgaaattttcaatcttttcacagagtgttccctcagcacaatctctctcgattgaagtttatttgtgatgcgatcaagcaaaatcagtcggaactcggcaataataaattttcagtttcttacaggatagtaaaaaacatttacaaagctgtattttgcagaaaaccccattgaaattgaacaaccagttccaaagatatgagcaattaaagagtttcaaaaacaagaagaaacaaaaggaaatttttcctttatttggctatatctcaaaatcaatatttccgagttccgactgattttgcttgatcgcatcacatttatgtttattaaatttaaacacacttcaatcgagagagattgtgctgagggaacactctgtgaaaagattgaaaatgtttgGGTGGTAGTTCGAATGGAATAAtaagaggtctttgggtgacagagcatgtgtttgggGAAAatgtggtctttgggtgacagcaatgctgaaatacacgtcacctccaaagtggaagTGCTCGCGGCCGGATCTATCATATGCTACTACGTATGCAATTTTATGtcatttcttttatttgttatttttattagtTTCAGGTAAGGAAAAAGTAGGAGTGTGGGGTGGGATGTGTGTGGAGGGGGAGGGATCGATGTAGGTAGGGTGTTTGTGTTGCCTGCTTATCGTTGTTCATTGCATTGAATTAAAGTAGGGGACGTTTCCAGCTGTCACAGCAATAAACATGAATATATAGATTTCCGTGTATACGGCTACGTGAACGTGCGACGTGAACTTGACAATGCTTGACGTCAAGTCAACCGCTGTAGCCAATCGGTACTCTTAAATCCCATCACGCACCGCGTCCAATCGCATCACATACCGCGTCCATATGCATAAAATCTAATCTAATTGATTTCCAGCAGGAACTCATTTAAAATCAGACGCGGATACTCAGACGTGGCAAAAACTCGCAAACATCCGTATTTCTGAAACATTGGAAGATCCGTCAAtattatcagacatatcgaatcgcattctgaatacaaagaatttccttctgatatcaaataattttgattttttgaaattcgcaacgtaatacacattttatggcaaatgattaaaaattgatatttttgatatttaacagtactcgaagtaaactttatgaaatctaatgatttatacttaaagtgtatgtaggtgggatgaaaagccgacgatcaattgaaaatgttgacctttcgtattgaagatatggattttccccccaaaacaccaacaaaaattaggtcttttcctcccagctacatacataaattataagaatatgtcattagatttataaaatttacttcgaggactgttatatatcaaaaatgtgaaaactatcaaattttaataatttgtcataaaatttgtattatttcctgaatttcaaaaaataaaaattatttgatatcagaaagacattcttcgtattcagaatgcaattcgatatgtctgatgtgctctcatgtcccacaaaaatactgtcgaaacgctcaaaacgcttgaATGAATGTATTTAACTCTCGTATTTAACTCTCAAAACGAGAGTGAAGTCTACTTAGCATCAATATCAACAAGCCGTTTGTAAATTTGCATTCTTAAAAATTAGGACCATGCAGCCCGGTGCTTCTTCGCGACTTCCGCGCGTCTTTAGCTATTTATCAATGTTGAAAGAATATAGCATGACACCATCACTCGCTGTCTTAAGGCACCAcgttcaatttggtcctatagaactgtcggtgcccggttaggtaccgatgactcttaacatcgctccctggaaattgtatcaagcatactaattaagagttgcatagtgttattgtttttcatttaaataaaaaacaaatgcactgtacaaatattcagggtacgatcaaaagtgtcatcggtaccACTTcaggcaccgatagcgctataggacaaAAAAATGTTGTGCCTAAGTTTATTCTCTCTCATCTAGCAGTGTTTTGTACTTACCTTCCATGATCATAACATATTTACACATTAagatgtattttgttttcattttagaaTAGATCTCCTTATAGCAATTTGCATGTGCTTCTTTCCTTAATTAACAGTTCACAGTGATCGTTTTCTGTGTTTTGTGCCTATCCTTTTATAGCTTTTCCAGGTACTTATAGACTGAGTGAGCTTGGGCAAATGCCGTTTAAGGTCGGTAAGGGCCTCTACAGACTatttattcgacgtagaatatacGCTGCAACATTTGTCGTTATTTAAacacctattcagtgatttgctcatctggatgaTCGCAAAATTCATcacaattcagattttggcacctttgtcattgtcatagattgtctagtggttaagccgaataTATTAAAGGCAAAATTAGATATTGTATATGAATCTATAATTTCTGTACTTAAGCATAGAAATTAACTAAATgtttttgaatggggcttcaactttgtcaatactgatgTACTCCTTGTGTTTTGCCTAATTTTTCATAGCATAAATAGCTAATGACAGTTTTGATGACTCATCCTTAGGCAACTTATAGACAATTTTATTTGTTACACCTTCGCTAGGATCACTGAACAGGCCTTTAATCTACTTCCATTCTACTTCTtatcatgtttaacttctaacgaatggttgttgacataaaatcgataatatattgatCCAACAGACATTCGACATCAAATATAATTAATTTTCCGTCAACAAACATTCGGTAGacgataaaaattaattaaaattgaaatagattgaataacgaacACTTGTTGACCGATTATCCTACGTCGAATATTTGGAGTCTGTACGGCCCTCTATATCCCATAGCAGGAATGAAGAGACAGTGGTCATTGTGGCCTGGGAACGTCAATCCAGAAAGATGTGTTCgggaaacaattttgaatatcaaGCAATGACGGATGGAGATCTAGGATCTATGAATATTTATTGTGTCATTTCAATGTATTAATAATCTTGTTACCTTCCATTTTGCTTTAAGGTTATTTACTTAATAATGTGCTACGTGTCAAAAGAGTCCAATAGAATCTAATGACCATTGTAATTTTTATCACAGATAGTACAAACTATAACTTCTTAGTATAAGCATATGTTATCAACAATCTTTATTATTATCTTGACAAATGCATATTACGAACTTTCGCCTGAGCTTCTATGTAAAATTGATTAGATGGTTTTAACATTGTTTTCATTAGTATGGTATTTTACAGAAAGATGTCCTTTCGTGGATTATTCACAACTGGTCTGGGCGAATATACTACAGTTTGCACAGACCAACACGTCGTCAGACAGGAGCAGATGATTGAGTTTGCCGCTGAATGTCTAGCTTGGTTTGATGTCGTTTGATGTGGATGCTGTGATTTGTTTTAACAAGTGATTGGCCTACTTGGTGTGGTGCAGTGAGAAGAAAATAATGATGGATGAATTggttcattttttattttatgttttcgGTAAGTCAACCTCATTAAATATTTTGTCCTGTCTGGGCATCTAAAATTGACGGCATGTTTTCTTGGTAATGTAGAGCTCAAAAGCGTACGCAATTACAGtttataaacataataatattattttgtcttCCAGAAATGGTACATCGAGAAGTCAAGACACGAGATCTACTGAGCAGACATGATTAGAGGTTACTCCAAAACCATGGTGAAGCAGGAATGCACATTACGAGTGTCGTGGCTCGATCATTTGcccctattcgccgtagaagtgacgtaataatcggattaactaccataacaatctAGAtggatacaatttttgaatagatcgccctgtacTTCAACGTTCgtacattgaaccatagatgtcaaagaaatgctgatcactcgcaccaggGATTCTATTatgctcgcacctgtaagataaatatctttgaaaagaccaatattgtattcaatatatgattaCAGACAtagacaggtgatgagtacaacctgtttgtagtgaagggcaatctattcaaaattgtattcatctattgctattgtAAATAAGCCGATtatttacgtcacttctacggcgaatagcacATAGGGCACACGGTAATCTTGAACCATGATGTGGTACCTTCTGACCTGGTACCAATCCAATCATATGTGGTGACATCATATTTTAAGATTACTAAACTATCGACATGGTTAAAATAACAGAACCTTGTCCTTTTAAAACCCATAATAATACAATTTCTCGGTCAATATTTTAATGTTGTTattctttcaataaaataatgttaGCAATAAATTACAGTGgttggttcttttttttttttttgttagtgaaaacatttgatacaataatcaaaatatttcattagGGTTACTAATTAATGACAAATACATTACGGTATGATCTCCATCAAGTGATATCAAAATAGGTATCAACATTCTCAATGTgacgttaagtgtgtatttttaCAGTGTGTGTTTTACACTCCGTTTGCTCGACACACCACTTGCTCAACATGGCAAAACCTAACCGAACAAAAACAATACTTAAGATGGTACACCCCTtgctaaatttgtgactatttttgcatttttctcaaaaaataataacacactggtaacaaaagttatgtatattataggggcaaggaatccagttactacactggaatttcagtgactcgagataagcggtacgttatttatgataagaaaagaggtaccgctagaatgtacctcatttcttatcttATCActggtcttgaatcactgaaatatcagtgaagtaattggattccttgccctataatatacataacttttgttaccataaatagtcactcgatagtcgtttcacagtgctcaataccaatttttaacaaggtagagctagtttaataaaacaattttggctaaataatattcagcatttagtaactagtagtttcacgcctcacggcgatcgtcagactattgctctgttgttgttatgatccttgattacggaaccgaaaaaatatacgcaaagtaggcctacgcggaTAGGTCTACGCATAAAGACGCGTGGATATGAAACATACGCAAAGTCGACCCACGCGGATAGGCCTACGCGAAATAGATGTGAATTTCGCGCGAAAATTTAATGGCAccgcaaatcaaaaatcaaaacaacaacttAATTACGCCTACTTCTTTTTTTCTTGCGTGGCGACATTTTGAGATAAGTTCGGATTTTTTTGTTTAAGAGGGTTTCTTCTGACATTTTAGAATATAAAGTTTTTCTTCTAGACAAAGATTGCATTGACCGGATTCTCGTCTCATAGTGTTTGATTGCTTAACTATTTCCCAGATGATTTCGTAAttggaattaggcctacttcttttaaggttccaaacatgttttgaaagttcAGTTCCCTTTTCATATTTCTCGTGTCTGAAGGACTTCGTATGGTTACGGAATCGATCTTTGAACGGTCCTCCTGAAAGTCCTATGTATACTTTAGATTCCACATCAGATGTTACAGTAGCCTTGTACACTATTGCTTCAGTCAAGCATTCTCCACGGAGGGGACAATTTGCTTTGATTCTACAGTTGCATTTCCTTGCGGTTTCGGTTTGTTTATGAGTCCTTATTTTGATGACCTTATTATTGTGTGACTTGATTATTGACCTCATATTTTTCATGCAACTGTAGCTAACCTTGGTATTATTGCGATTAAATATCTTGTGCAACTTGTGCCCTCGGGGAAAATGCTTGTTTATCAGTTTGATGAATGTTCCGCCGACATTTGTTTTTACGTTCTTGCTGTAAGGCGGGTTAAACCATATTATCTTCCTTGAgcggttcttcttctttctcgttTTCCTGTTGTCTTCTTTGTTGCTGCTGAATTTGATGGATCCGTCGTATCCGCTGGATTTCAGTGCTTCGTTGTAACATGGTGCAGCtttttcaaatgttctttggTTCGATGATAGCCTGTTGATTCTCTTTTCTATGGCGGCAGGGATGTGCTTGATGATTTGTGGAGGATGGTTGGACTGTTTGTTAATGTACATTGGCTCATTATTTGGTTTCTTGTACGGTTGATGCACGCCGGTTGCCAAGTTCATGTTTATGTCGAGGTAGTTCGAGGTAGTTCGAGGTAGGGCAACCCATGGGTAAAACGTGACACTGATAACGCATTCGACGTGCCCATGGGGGCATATGACGGGGCCGAAGTATGCGAACTAGTAGGCCTTTATATTCTCACCAAAATCGAGAAGGAGCTCGATGCACATCAGGTAGGATTATACAGAGACGATGGTCTCGCAGTGTTAAAGAACCACTCAGGCCCTCAAGCAGATCGTAAACGTAAAAAAATCATACGTATATTTCAGTCTCTGAACCTCAAAATAACTGTGGAGACAAACCTGAAACAAACCGAAACCGCAAGGAAATGCAACTGTAGAATCAAAGCAAATTGTCCCCTCCGTGGAGAATGCTTGACTGAAGCAATAGTGTACAAGGCTACTGTAACATCTGATGTGGAATCTAAAGTATACATAGGACTTTCAGGAGGACCGTTCAAAGATCGATTCCGTAACCATACGAAGTCCTTCAGACACGAGAAATatgaaaaggaaactgaactttcaaaacatgtttggaaccttgaaagaagtaggcctaattccaaTTACGAAATCATCTGGGAAATAGTTAAGCAATCAAACACTATGAGACGAGAATCCGGTCAATGCAATCTTTGTCTAGAAGAAAAACTTTATATTCTAAAAATGTCAGAAGAAAccctcttaaaaaaaaaaaaatccgaactTATCTCAAAATGTCGCCACGCAAGAAAAAAGAAGTAGGCGTAATTaagttgttgttttgatttttgatttgcggTGCCATTAAATTTTCGCGCGAAATTCACATCTATTTCGCGTAGGCCTATCCGCGTGGGTCGACTTTGCGTATGTTTCATATCCACGCGTCTTTATGCGTAGACCTAtccgcgtaggcctactttgcgtatgttttttcggttccgtaatcaaggatcataacaacaacagagcaatagtctgacgatcgccgtgaggcgtgaaactactagttactaaatgctgaatattatttagccaaaattgttttattaacttttgttaccagtatgcagttattagttttgagaaaatgcaaaattagtcaaaaatttACCAACTTAACATAAGTAATCCGGTTTATGTTTTTGATTGGGTGGTGATCAAGCGGGATATCGAGCAAGCGCAGCGAAGAATGTACCCTATGGGAATGCGTAACGATGTCATTACGTGGTAACCCTTGTATATTTCGGGTTGTGCAAGATGGGAAAACCCCAAAAGGGGAGGGACAGTGCACGTAATGAGGCATGGATAATACACGCCCATCCCTTTTCTTCAAACGATAAGAAAATAAATAGTAGAGAACTCTCTAGACGATAACTCTAAAATATCATAAATCAATAGGACTGTATGGATACTGATCTATTTCGTTACGTTAACTAAGCAATAAAATGTCAtacatagtgcaaactattctttttggaTTCCTATGGCTGTGGAGCCCAATTGTTAACCTTCGACCTTTTTGCTAATACTCCAAAGTGGTAGATGCgtcataatttacataataagGGGTTTAAACAAGAATCACACATTTTAAATGAGATTTTAACAAAATGTGTTGTGGTCGTgatattttcttcaaatttgggtTTTGGTATAATTGTCATCCTTTTTTCTGCTCGTTTATCTGTACTctgtttttcaattttgacaattttacactaaaaatgaaccaaattgcTATACTCAAGGGTAAATTGAGATGTAATTCTTATTGCCAATCAAAATGAAGATATTTAGAATATCAATCCATGGTCAAAGACAATAATAAAATTATAGATTCCAGATATTGTCAAAGTGAATTTAAACTCCGTTATTGCCTGTCATTACAATGCAAATGAGATGACATTTTGACCTTGGATTTCCACACCATAATAATCCTAACATTATAAGaccaagatacaaaataaaatgacGATTTCCGTTTAAGTGGTAAACATGTTCTTTCCTTGTATTGGTTCATTTAATTGTCGTTGCAACAATTCAATTCAGGTCAATGATTGACCTACATAATAAATCACAAGcactgttaagggctggggtatgaacgtttggacagtatttattgtgggacattagagcacatcagacatatcgaattgcattctgaatacgaagaatgtcattctgatatcaaataattttgaatttttgaaattcgcaatttaatacacattttatggcaaatcattaaaaattgatatttttgatatttaacagtacttgaagtaaactttttttttcccaaaacactaaaaaaaattaggtcttttttgggaaaaaatccatatcttcaatatgaaagttcaaaattttcaattgaccgtcggcttttcctccctgctacatacactttaagaatatatcattagatttatataatttacttcgaggactgttatatatcaaaaatttgaaaaatatcaaatttttataatttgtcataaaatttgtattatattgtgattttcaaaaatgaaaattatttgatatcagaaagacatgcttcgtattcagaatgcaattcgataggtctgaggtgctctcatgtcccacaaaaaatactgtcgaaacgcaataaacgctcattttagatcccttaagtcattCTTTTAATAGCTGGAAGAGTCAGTTCCAAAAAAACACGATTTGTTGATGATAAAAATGTACTAGCATATTTATATTCAAGATAATAGTCGcaaaattttttaatgttttgatcAAACAACActattttttataaacaaaaaataataatgatgttATCAGTTTTTTAGACATAGACTAATTCAATTGCGGCAAGTCATTTATTGGTTTATTTGCTGCTGGGTTGTAACCGCCCCTTCGGCATTAGACGATCAAGGGTGACAGCTTGGATACAGGTGAATCGACTCCCACCATAAAAGGTGTTACTCCTAACCGAATCCTTTTTAGCTCGATAAGAAAATAAGTATTGTTATTCCTGTTACCAAACTTAGCAATTCCAGTATTTCATCAGAAAGAGAAAGGTTTTTTTCGAACCATTAGATAtttaatattgcatttttaatgaGATAATAGGTTTGTCCCCAGTCTGCGAATAAGAAAAGCATCGAGTTTTTGATCTAAAACATGCCTAACTTTGTTCgttactgcatcaagtgcaactTTTTTGGTATGGAATAAGTAATCACCATTCTATTTTAATTAATATTGCAACTaagatcaggcccgtacgcaggatttcatttgggggggtgctgattttgaaaaagtggacctttttccaaggggggggcaattttgtgaaaagtggaccaaatttggaccttttggtccaaaaaagtgtaaaaaaccccatttttttgctcgctacgctcgcaaattctgcaattttgggactttttgtacactttgccAGATTTGCCCcgcccccccccgccccccccccccccccctgcgtacgggcctgacaaAGATACATGTTACAATTTTCTTCACATACAAGAcataaaaaaaggggaaaactgACCAGCGGGGAATCAAAGGATGAATCcgaaaggatacaacagtgtcacaccagcaatgaataaaattaaaaacagggaacatatgacacaacatccaatgggggagtaacacaaaacatttaaagccatattataacattccaaacaaaatagattagcatttctttgccataaaatgttagcttttactgtcagatatatcccattttatttttgagccgaacaactacggcaaagcaaagaaaattggaatttattaccagcgcacatgtcgccaatacgtaccactccttcggtcatgttatggtacgaccctttgttgtgtatatcactgtcccgcacgccgtgtacgtactgtgtgttatgaacatcgtgtatgcgttcgactaataatccataatctcagattttgacaaaactacagcacccagagtcttgatttttgcagggtatattggtttaataacgtacaatttaatcttgtaaaaaaagaatttgaaaaatttagtgagggcgtcctcctcagcaaatgttataatatggctttaaataaagttAACATACAAGACAGTCAACTATAGTCAAGAAATTCCGGAGCTTAAAAATGTTTAATGGAATTTAATGTAATTATTTATCCATAGTCTACTTATTTTCGGAACACACTTTAATAGGGGGAAGTGACTTGGTCTAATTTGCGTCATAATACTGGTTGAAAGATATGAATTAAGTGTAAATCATTTCGATATACCAATGCCATGGATTTGGTTCGTCATTTCACGATTTTGTCAGTTTTCCTGACTATCTTCATAACAGAAAGTAAGTATGCAAGGAATATTTATATTTCGAATTATGTTTATCCGTTGGTTGTTTTGTAATGTATCATTTCAAAATGTATGGTTGGTTCTATATATTAATGAAAGTACGTATAGGTATGGTAGGCCTGTATAATGCGTGTGGGGAATGTAGGTAGGATGCCATCAAATTCTCTTTAAccatttcaaatattcaaaacacTTTTCACGATTATAGCAGGGTAAAATAAACTACATAATTTGGAAAagaattattttggtaccaacatTGACATAACTTTCGTGTCACTGAGATTTATTAATTATAGATGGATTTCCAAagtaaaatttgtcataaaagacATTTAAAATCAGCAGCGACAGGTTTATTTGTACTTAAGGACAGAATTTAAGTAATTTCAAGAGAAAAGCACCGTATGTCTATATTGTCTATCTCTTATTCATTCTTTCATATACGGTATGTACAAGCATAAATTCAGGCAACGGAAATCAAGTCAAAACTGTGCAG encodes the following:
- the LOC140158328 gene encoding uncharacterized protein, with product MDLVRHFMILLLILSIFIAESLSQQMEHQFVFGIPDPGYTGTGIPIPHVFITTSSTEPIETTLSIPSIGFESANVVTKSTPVDVPLSSSILMMAGDGKQRKTILVTASNTVSVYAFDNEDGNGDGFLAIPSAQLGTQYYAASASYRYHNTHKSFICISSLTDDTSVFIKTKSGREHNLNLNKYESYRFDSVTDVSATFIRSSKPVAVISGGHPAGSTKIESMFEQLPPVHNWGKHFLLTPFLSIRTGYLYRVFTAENSTRLNINGNLVTLEAGEYYEGDISGDIVVSLSSNLPVMVIKIMRDRDSNFGRGDYADLLIPPVKYYTNNVTFPVFSYNWPSSASVSYYITVVIDCYMVNGLLYDDIESVTGWDQLTSEDGSMCVVRRTVTTGVHSVSHSDVSARFTVSVYGICNCALAYAFPAGITYRTDTSRGNGEIQVNDQYYTMKTVLYDMIYTLFTFADHYHDCSFKW